Proteins encoded in a region of the Terriglobales bacterium genome:
- a CDS encoding sigma-54 dependent transcriptional regulator, with amino-acid sequence MTGNSPKILVVDDEPSMLRYLQTLLEVESYNVDTAASGEVALEKLKQATPDVVLLDVLMPGGMDGLQTLEQMRERCPQLKVIMLSCVSDTRKVVQAIRLGAQDYLTKPFQKNDLEAVIQQCIGGKATVTAPQGEIEDLGDDVFFVCGSPAMRQIRSQAKLVANVDIPVLILGESGVGKEVIAKMIHKYSPRSHRTFLKVNCAAVPADLLESELFGYEPGAFTGATHAKPGKFELCNKGTIMLDEIGEMPAPLQAKLLHVLQDQTFSRLGSRTVQKVDVRVLAATNINIQEAIAEKKLREDLYYRLNGFTINLPPLRDRREEIALLLKHFMGQVAERFARPALPLTPSLIQACERYGWPGNLRELGNFIKRYMVLGDEELAIAELTPHAEKVLAAASGAGVGGNAGGSGLKGLVRSVKDEAEMEAISRALTETNWNRKKAAALLKISYKALLYKIRQYDIQPSSNLN; translated from the coding sequence GTGACTGGAAACTCGCCGAAGATCCTTGTCGTTGACGACGAACCGAGCATGCTGCGCTACTTGCAGACGCTGCTCGAGGTCGAATCCTACAACGTGGACACCGCCGCCAGCGGTGAAGTGGCGCTGGAGAAGCTAAAGCAAGCGACGCCGGACGTGGTATTGCTCGACGTGCTCATGCCCGGCGGCATGGACGGGCTGCAAACGCTGGAGCAGATGCGCGAACGTTGTCCGCAGCTGAAAGTCATCATGCTGTCCTGCGTCAGCGACACCCGCAAAGTGGTGCAGGCGATCCGGCTGGGCGCGCAGGATTATTTGACCAAGCCCTTCCAGAAAAACGATCTGGAAGCAGTGATCCAGCAATGTATCGGCGGAAAAGCGACGGTAACCGCGCCGCAGGGCGAGATCGAAGACCTGGGCGACGACGTGTTCTTCGTGTGCGGCAGCCCGGCCATGCGGCAGATCCGCTCGCAGGCCAAGCTGGTGGCGAACGTAGACATCCCGGTGCTGATCCTGGGGGAGAGCGGTGTCGGCAAGGAAGTGATCGCCAAGATGATTCACAAGTATTCGCCGCGATCGCACCGCACGTTCCTGAAAGTGAACTGCGCCGCCGTACCCGCCGACCTGCTGGAAAGCGAGCTGTTCGGCTACGAGCCCGGCGCGTTCACCGGAGCCACGCACGCCAAGCCGGGAAAATTCGAGCTCTGCAACAAAGGCACGATCATGCTGGATGAAATCGGCGAGATGCCGGCTCCGTTGCAGGCCAAGCTGCTGCACGTGCTGCAGGACCAGACGTTTTCCCGACTGGGCAGCCGCACCGTGCAGAAGGTGGATGTGCGCGTGCTGGCGGCGACCAACATCAACATCCAGGAAGCGATCGCGGAGAAGAAACTGCGCGAGGACCTTTATTACCGACTCAACGGTTTCACCATCAACCTTCCGCCGCTGCGCGACCGCAGAGAAGAAATTGCGCTGCTGCTGAAGCACTTCATGGGCCAGGTAGCGGAGCGCTTTGCGCGCCCGGCGCTGCCGCTGACTCCGTCGCTGATCCAGGCCTGCGAGCGGTACGGCTGGCCAGGAAACCTGCGCGAGCTGGGAAATTTCATCAAGCGCTACATGGTGCTCGGCGACGAGGAACTGGCGATCGCTGAATTGACACCGCACGCTGAAAAAGTGCTGGCGGCCGCCTCCGGAGCGGGAGTTGGAGGCAACGCCGGCGGCAGTGGGCTGAAGGGCCTGGTGCGCAGCGTCAAAGATGAAGCGGAAATGGAAGCGATCAGCCGCGCGCTGACGGAAACTAACTGGAACCGGAAGAAAGCAGCGGCGCTGCTGAAAATCAGTTACAAGGCGTTGCTGTACAAGATCCGGCAGTACGACATCCAGCCCTCGTCCAACCTCAACTGA